The window tacggaacaataatttttattgttttatcagTATTCATGGGTTAAAATTATTTAGAGTAAGAACCACAATGTAGTGTCATTTAGTCACTTTATAAATACAAAGAACTCtttcttcgtgtgtgtgtgtgtatgtagggttgtgtatatacacatacacatgtattttaataaacaattatattttattttatttaaaatggtttTAGGTTCAGAAATAAGTTACAAAGATAGCAGAGACATATATCCAAAGCTTAGTATAAGGTATAATTGTCGCTATTAATAAACGAATATGGATACattttattaactaaagtccatactttTTTTAGATTACCTCAAtttctccaaatatcacttttctgcTCTAGGATCCCATCCAGAATGCACATTACCTTCACTTGTCATTTTCCTTTGGCTTTTTCTCACTATGACtattttctcagactttccttattTTTGATGACCTGGAAAATTTTGAGGATTATTGGTGAATATTTTGATGTTTCTCAGTTGGGATTTGTTTGGTGGTTTCCTGATGATTAGGTTGAAATTACAAGTTTGAGGGAAGAAAACCACTGAAATAAAGTGTCAATCTCATCACATCACATTAAGGATACATGCCATCAGTTTAATTTGTCACTTTTGAAGTTAAATTTCATCACCTAGCTGAGATAgtatatttgttagttttcttaaTTATTCAGATACTCTTTCACTCTGCCCTTCCATGCTGTACATGTTGGAGCATAGTCATTATACACAGTCCACTATTAAGGAATGGAAAGATATGCTGTGTCTCATTGTGAAGgtagaatctctctctctccctctctctttctctctctctgtgtgtgtgtgtgtgtgtgtgtgtgtgtatctccctCTCATTCACTGGGCTGGATTTAGCCATTGGGACTGTTTCTGTTGGCTCCTCTGTTTCTTTGAAGTACCCcagtaattacattttttaatttttgagtacTTCCCTACTTTCTGATACTACAAGATACTCTAAGCTCATCTTGTGTATTCCTGCTAAAGCCCTAGATTGAACCACTTCTTTAAGGAGCTCAGCTTCCTTTTCTCAGCAAATGTTATTAGAAACCAGCATCTGGGCTCCGGATGTGTTAATTGCTACTGAGGTGTTATTGATTCTAGGACTTTCCAAATGACAGCAAGGAAATTTATAAAactcatgtatatacatatactcaTAAAAATTTCTGTGGATATCATCTGTATCTACATTACAATAATAATTAGTTTCTATGGATGAATTGATCCAGTATTACATGGTTTATTCcagcttttctccctttcttgtcTGTAATCTCCTATTCCAGAAGTGAGAAACTTGCTCCTACTATCCATCATGCATTTACGTCAATTctgttatatatgtatgtttcagGATTGTTAACTGAAATCATCACTGGGACAACTTTACTGAAACTTATGTATGGATCTTTTTGCTTTTAGTCTTTGAATGTTCACTTATTTCCAAAGATAGTTTGGTCAGAACCTTCTTCCCCAACCTCCTTAAAAGAGGTTATTTCATGTGTTTCTTACAGTGTCAGATTCTCTACTATTGTCTGTATTCCATCCTTGAACCTTCCAACCCCtcgaatgatttttttttattatttcgcTTTATGAACGCTTCCTCTTTGTCCTGTGAAATTCTGTGAATTTTGACCATTACAGTTTCATACACAATACATTTACTACCCTAAAAAATACACTGTCATCTACTCAACTGGCCTATACAAAAACCTCTGTTAAACACTTATTTGTTTATTACatcaattgtttttgtttctgcatAATGTCATAAAATTGTGTGAGGTTTCAATGTGTGGTTTAATAGCTGATTATTTTAGatcattaaataatattttaaagtttgtttagCCAGTTACCTATCAAAGAATATGTTGGTTGCTTCCAGGTTTGGAGCTTATGAATAAATTTGATATAAGCTTTAGAATGCAGATTTTTGTGTAAACATAAATTTTCTGattggataaatttctagaaatgcaATTGCTGGATTATGTTGTAAGATAATTTTTACCTTTGCAAGAAATTGCCAACTATCTTCCGAAGTGACTGTCATTTGGCATGCTTGGTAGCAATGAACAAGGGTTCTAGTTCTTCTGTATTCCTGTTAGAAATTGATAATAATTTTAGTTTCTTGGATTTTAACCATTGTCATAGATGTAgagtaatatattatttttgttttaatttgcattttctttttttttttttaaaacaagcaaattttattaaaggaaaattttgCATGGTTTACTTTTCACCAGTCTGTTCTGGCATGCTTCTAATGATGTCAGAGTCACCTGGATCAATGATAGCCAGTGTGCACACTCTGTAGTATTTTCCGCATGCTGTGCCCAGTTCAATATTATTTCCACTGTAGTGATGGACACCAGTTTTAGCCAACATTGCATAGTACTCTATTTCAGATTTCCTCAAAGCTGGGCAGTTGTCAGCGAGAATGACCAATTTCGCTTTGCCTTGTCTGATCATCTTCAGAGTCTGCTTGTACCCCAGGACGTACTTCCCACTTTTCATAACGAGTTGGAGCCTAGAGTTGATCGACTCCAGCGACTTTTTCGTCTTCTTTGCGGccaccatcttcctgcctcaggtgCGGGACGGCCCCCAAGCAAGAGCAGCCACTAAGATGGCCGGGGAGCGAGAAAAAagcaatttgcattttcttaatgacaaaatttgttaaaaatctttttatatgcagctgggcgcagtggctcacgcctgtaatcccaacactttgggaggccaaggcgggcagatcacgaggtcaagaaatcgagaccatcctggctaacacggtgaaatctcatctctactaaaaatatagaaagttagcagggcgtgggggcgggcgcctgtagtcccagctactccgaaggttgaggcaggagaatggcgtgaacccaggagtcggagcttgtagcaagccgagatcgcgccactgcactccagcctgagcgacagagcgagactccgtctctaaataaataaataaataaataaaatctttttatatgcttatttgccaacTGTGTATCTTCTTTAGTGAGATGTCTTTTAATCTTTTGTcctttattcattgtttttgttttgttttgttatgtttttttgttttgacttttaagagttctttgtaaattTGGATAAAAGTCTTTAACTGCTatgtactttgcaaatattttctcccggtCTGTGATTTAATGAATGATTCTCTTAACAGGGTCTTCTGCGCAgaggctcatccctgtaatcccagcactttgagaggcctcaggtgaatcacctgaggtcaggagttccagaccagcctgaccaacacggagaaaccccgtcgctactaaaaatgcaaaattagccaggcgtgatggcgcatgcctacaatcccagctactcggtaggttgaggcaagagaatccttgaacccaggaggcataggttggggtgagccgagatcacgccattgcactccagcccgggtgacaagagagaaactccgtctcaaaaaaaaaaaaaaaaaaagaaaggaaaagaaaaaatgttttctaatttaaaaaaagtcaaacatcatttcttaaaaaaaaaaaaatcatgggtaTGCTTTTGGGTTATATCTGATCACTCATTTTCAAACTCAGTCCTATagattttgtttacatttatgaTTTATTCAAGTTAATGTATTTATAAGTGGTAAGCTATGTATCTAGATTCTTTCCTTAAAATATGGACACCCAAGCACTGAAGAACTATGTGTTGAAAGACTATAATTTAACCATTAAATTGCCCTGCACTTTATAAAAAACACTCAGTTGACTGTGTTTGTTTAATTCCATTTCTGCATactccattctgtttcattgatccatGTTCCtattcctttgccaatatcacattgTCCTCCTTACTGTAGCCGTTTGGTAAGGCTGAAAATCAGGTGGTATGATTAATCTAAATTAGTTTATCTTCAGTGTTTTTATGGTTGTTAGAGATCTTTggcttttaatacatattttagaatcagtttttcAGTATCTATAAAACAAATTGTTGGAATTGTCATTGACAATGCCTTCAACCTGTATTTTAAGCtgagaagaactgacatcttaatatTGAGTCTTTTAATCTATAAACAGAAATATCTCTCTGAgttttttcatcagtattttgtagcTTTCCAAATTCAGGTACTGTACATATTTATTAGATTTTAATTTAAGCATTTTGGTTTccattgctattgtaaatagattttttaacttcaaattcCAATTTCTCATAAAATAGCAATtcacttttatatatttacattgtatCTTTGTATCATGCAATCTTGTCATGCTTGCGTTTTAGttccagcatttttttctttaattctttgggGTTTCTCCACATAGACAATattgtcatctgtgaataaagagttttatttcttgGTCTCCTCTCTactctgtatattttttatttttgtataatcaACTACACTAGTAAGGACTTTCAGTACAATA of the Chlorocebus sabaeus isolate Y175 chromosome 3, mChlSab1.0.hap1, whole genome shotgun sequence genome contains:
- the LOC103214626 gene encoding large ribosomal subunit protein eL30; protein product: MVAAKKTKKSLESINSRLQLVMKSGKYVLGYKQTLKMIRQGKAKLVILADNCPALRKSEIEYYAMLAKTGVHHYSGNNIELGTACGKYYRVCTLAIIDPGDSDIIRSMPEQTGEK